A DNA window from Kitasatospora atroaurantiaca contains the following coding sequences:
- a CDS encoding TadA family conjugal transfer-associated ATPase encodes MPQGPLTADEAARDRVAEERAAALIDAVRLRLAEAGAAPTTGSLAAALRAARPPLGGDDVLDAVRALRSELVGAGPLDRLLGEPDVTDVLVNGPDEVWVDRGGGLQRAPDIRFPDANAVRHLAHRLATAAGRRLDDARPWVDARLPDGTRLHAVLPPIVAGCTHISLRTCRSRPFTLDELVAGGALPPVGAELLAGVLRARLSLLISGGTGTGKTTLLAALLGLVGPGERIVLAEDSAELRPDHPHVVRLQSRPPNQEGLGELTLRDLVRQALRMRPDRLVVGEVRGAEVVDLLSALNTGHEGGCGTVHANTAADVPARLEALGSLAGLDRLSLHSQLRAALDVVVHLVRDAGTGLRRVAELHLLAGDERGLAVTVPAMTFTAAGGCVPGPGWGRLRQRCAVRGIDLPGGLR; translated from the coding sequence GTGCCACAGGGCCCGCTCACCGCGGACGAGGCGGCTCGTGACCGGGTGGCGGAGGAGCGGGCCGCGGCGCTGATCGACGCCGTGCGGCTTCGCCTCGCCGAGGCGGGCGCCGCGCCCACCACCGGTTCCCTGGCGGCCGCGCTCAGGGCCGCCAGGCCGCCGCTCGGCGGCGACGACGTCCTCGACGCGGTACGCGCGCTCCGCTCCGAGCTGGTCGGGGCCGGTCCGCTGGACCGCCTGCTCGGCGAGCCGGATGTGACGGACGTCCTGGTCAACGGTCCTGACGAGGTGTGGGTCGACCGTGGGGGCGGGCTGCAGCGAGCGCCGGACATCCGCTTCCCGGACGCCAACGCGGTACGGCATCTTGCGCACCGTCTCGCCACGGCGGCCGGCCGACGGCTGGACGACGCCAGGCCCTGGGTGGACGCCAGACTCCCGGACGGTACCCGCCTGCACGCCGTGCTTCCGCCGATCGTCGCCGGATGCACCCACATCTCGCTGCGGACCTGTCGATCGAGGCCGTTCACCCTCGACGAGCTCGTGGCGGGCGGCGCCCTGCCTCCCGTCGGAGCCGAGCTGCTCGCGGGCGTGCTGCGGGCCAGGCTGTCCCTGTTGATCAGCGGGGGCACCGGCACCGGGAAGACCACTTTGCTCGCAGCGCTGCTCGGGCTGGTCGGGCCGGGCGAGCGGATCGTCCTGGCCGAGGATTCGGCCGAGCTCCGGCCCGACCATCCGCACGTGGTGCGGCTGCAGAGCCGACCGCCGAACCAGGAGGGGCTGGGCGAGCTCACCCTTCGGGACCTGGTCCGGCAGGCGCTGCGGATGCGGCCCGACCGACTGGTCGTCGGGGAGGTCCGGGGCGCGGAGGTGGTCGACCTGCTGTCCGCGCTCAACACGGGCCACGAGGGCGGCTGTGGGACGGTCCACGCCAACACCGCCGCGGACGTCCCGGCGCGCCTGGAGGCCTTGGGCTCGCTTGCCGGGCTGGACCGGCTCTCGCTGCACAGCCAGCTGCGGGCAGCGCTGGACGTGGTCGTGCACCTCGTCCGCGACGCGGGGACGGGGCTGCGCCGGGTGGCCGAACTCCACCTGCTCGCCGGTGATGAGAGGGGACTCGCGGTGACCGTCCCCGCGATGACCTTCACCGCCGCCGGCGGCTGTGTG